Proteins from a genomic interval of Paenibacillus sp. FSL H8-0048:
- a CDS encoding DEAD/DEAH box helicase: MSDNPFYRLAPFIKEFIYKNRWDTLREAQVDACRVLFDTPHHLLIASGTASGKTEAAFFPALTELYERPSASVGILYIAPLKALINDQFTRLNDLLREGNIPVWHWHGDVPQADKTKLMQNPSGVLQITPESLEGLLMNRPNAIPALFHDLRFIVIDEVHAFMGADRGIQVLSQLARISRMAGCHPRRVGLSATLSDYASVTEWLAAGTHESVEVSAPQGGRKLRLSVEHFSFPDARNEEEAEHLERARQAYYGFIYDHTHVKKALVFTNSRSDAEEAILEMRRIAAKRGERDVFHVHHGSISAMLREETEATLRDGAGPAVAAATLTLELGIDLGELERVLQLGAPYSCASFVQRLGRSGRRGDAASEMIFVTPEEEDEEAQLPARMPWTLLRAIAVIELYVREKWVEPLVVRQLPAGLLYHQTMSILKSMGEAEPEDLKEAVLSLPSFRSIDPADYDDFMEYMLGMGHIEKMDEGSLLIGMAGEKIVNNFRFYAVFKDDEEHVVYNGTEEIGSITTVPPPGYCFTLAGKLWKVEEVDNRHKAVYVKGSRGKVDTLWLGAGGDVHTRIMTKIREVLGSTALYPYLAPSAAARLERARRLAKESGLLTHSVLPAGGDSMFILPWAGSRQFRTLERLLKNNLKEPLGLRSVVPMEPYYMVVAGKVDAEKLEDEIIAETAAATDALTLLKPDEAPYLGKYDEFIPHELLRKAFSLDGLDVPGLVSVVKHWKQPPV, from the coding sequence ATGAGTGATAACCCGTTCTACCGGCTGGCTCCGTTCATCAAGGAATTCATCTATAAGAACCGCTGGGATACGCTGCGCGAGGCGCAGGTCGATGCCTGCCGGGTGCTGTTTGACACGCCGCATCATCTGCTGATCGCTTCAGGGACGGCGTCAGGCAAGACCGAAGCGGCCTTTTTTCCGGCGCTCACGGAGCTGTATGAACGTCCGTCTGCCTCTGTAGGCATCCTGTATATCGCGCCGCTGAAGGCGCTGATCAATGACCAGTTCACGCGGCTGAACGATCTGCTGCGTGAAGGGAACATTCCGGTCTGGCACTGGCATGGCGATGTGCCGCAGGCGGACAAGACCAAGCTTATGCAGAACCCTTCGGGAGTGCTGCAGATTACCCCGGAATCGCTGGAGGGCCTGCTGATGAACCGCCCGAATGCGATTCCGGCCCTGTTCCATGATCTGCGCTTCATCGTTATCGATGAAGTTCATGCCTTCATGGGCGCGGACCGCGGCATTCAGGTGCTGAGCCAGCTGGCGCGGATCTCGCGGATGGCGGGCTGTCATCCGCGGCGGGTCGGCCTCTCAGCGACGCTGAGTGATTACGCCTCCGTTACGGAGTGGTTGGCGGCAGGCACGCACGAGAGCGTGGAGGTCAGCGCCCCGCAGGGCGGGCGCAAGCTGCGGTTGAGCGTGGAGCATTTCTCGTTCCCGGATGCGCGGAATGAGGAGGAGGCCGAGCACCTGGAGCGGGCGCGACAGGCGTATTACGGGTTTATCTACGATCACACGCATGTCAAGAAGGCGCTCGTCTTCACGAACAGCCGCAGCGATGCCGAAGAGGCCATCCTGGAGATGCGGCGCATTGCCGCTAAGCGCGGCGAGCGGGATGTCTTCCATGTGCATCATGGAAGCATTTCCGCTATGCTGCGCGAGGAGACCGAGGCCACGCTCCGTGACGGTGCGGGGCCGGCTGTAGCTGCAGCGACGCTGACGCTGGAGCTGGGGATTGATCTGGGCGAGCTGGAGCGGGTGCTGCAGCTCGGCGCGCCTTATAGCTGCGCGAGCTTCGTGCAGCGGCTGGGCCGCTCGGGCAGGCGCGGGGACGCCGCCTCCGAGATGATCTTCGTCACGCCCGAGGAGGAGGACGAGGAGGCGCAGCTCCCGGCGCGCATGCCGTGGACGCTGCTGCGGGCCATTGCCGTAATCGAGCTGTACGTACGCGAGAAATGGGTAGAGCCGCTGGTCGTGCGCCAGCTGCCGGCCGGTCTCCTGTATCATCAGACGATGAGCATTCTGAAGAGCATGGGGGAAGCAGAGCCGGAGGACTTGAAGGAGGCTGTGCTGAGCCTGCCGTCCTTCCGCAGCATCGATCCTGCTGATTATGATGACTTCATGGAGTACATGCTCGGCATGGGCCATATCGAGAAGATGGATGAGGGCAGCCTTCTGATCGGGATGGCGGGCGAGAAGATCGTCAACAACTTTCGCTTCTATGCGGTATTCAAAGACGATGAAGAACATGTCGTCTATAACGGGACGGAGGAGATAGGGTCCATTACCACCGTGCCGCCTCCGGGCTACTGCTTCACATTGGCAGGCAAGCTGTGGAAGGTCGAAGAGGTGGACAACCGTCACAAGGCCGTCTATGTCAAAGGCTCACGCGGCAAAGTGGACACTCTATGGCTCGGCGCAGGCGGAGATGTGCATACCCGGATCATGACGAAGATTCGCGAAGTATTAGGATCTACGGCCCTATACCCTTACCTTGCGCCAAGTGCGGCCGCCAGACTGGAACGGGCCCGCAGGCTCGCCAAGGAGAGCGGATTGCTGACGCATTCGGTTCTGCCAGCCGGGGGAGATTCCATGTTCATCCTTCCGTGGGCAGGCAGCCGCCAGTTCCGTACCCTGGAGCGCCTGCTCAAGAACAACCTGAAGGAACCTCTTGGCTTGCGCTCGGTCGTGCCCATGGAACCGTATTACATGGTGGTCGCCGGTAAAGTGGATGCAGAGAAGCTGGAGGATGAGATCATCGCCGAGACCGCTGCGGCTACGGATGCACTCACGCTCCTGAAGCCGGATGAAGCCCCTTATCTCGGCAAATACGATGAGTTCATCCCGCATGAGCTGCTGCGCAAAGCTTTTTCGCTCGACGGCCTTGATGTGCCGGGTCTGGTAAGCGTGGTCAAACATTGGAAGCAGCCTCCGGTATAA